A stretch of the Candidatus Chromulinivoraceae bacterium genome encodes the following:
- a CDS encoding DedA family protein, with protein MSVDPQQIPPIIQSLAPLISHYGYLGVGGLLLLEDFGIPVPGETVLIAAAFYAGLGDLNIFIVAVVAFIGAVLGDNIGFAIGEYGGHPLVQKYGKYVFLTPERLHKAEHFFNHHGGKVVTIARFIEGLRQLNGILAGLSDMRWAKFIVFNALGAALWVGTWSLVGYYSGNHIQTFLHYQMYMSLTVVAALILYILFRIIKRQREANV; from the coding sequence ATGTCAGTAGATCCACAGCAAATTCCCCCTATTATTCAATCGCTTGCACCGCTTATTTCGCATTATGGCTATTTAGGCGTAGGCGGATTACTACTACTTGAGGACTTCGGCATTCCTGTACCTGGTGAAACAGTCTTAATTGCTGCTGCTTTTTATGCAGGCTTGGGTGATTTGAATATATTCATAGTAGCCGTCGTCGCATTTATTGGTGCGGTGCTCGGCGATAACATAGGATTTGCTATTGGTGAATATGGTGGTCATCCTCTTGTTCAAAAATATGGCAAGTACGTGTTCTTAACACCCGAAAGGCTCCACAAGGCAGAGCATTTCTTTAACCACCATGGAGGCAAAGTTGTAACTATTGCACGATTTATCGAGGGGTTGCGTCAACTAAATGGTATCCTAGCCGGTCTCAGTGACATGCGGTGGGCCAAGTTTATCGTCTTTAACGCTCTGGGTGCTGCACTGTGGGTTGGGACATGGTCACTTGTTGGCTATTACAGTGGTAACCACATCCAGACATTCCTGCACTACCAAATGTACATGAGCCTTACAGTAGTAGCTGCACTTATTCTTTATATTCTTTTTCGCATCATCAAAAGACAACGCGAAGCTAATGTATAA
- a CDS encoding M20/M25/M40 family metallo-hydrolase, which translates to MQEKLASILEKLIAIPSVTSDTIACHDILEFVRSEIEPLGLHITASPAETTNPWFYATTRNVKQPDILLAAHLDVVPAPSELFTMRNQDGKLYGRGAYDMKLAAACYIAFLKENANQLHMLNIGVLFTTDEETGGNSIPDVIATGLRPKVIFIPDGGDNWEIEQRAKGFFGVRLYANGKAAHGSRPWEGDNALHRIMDVCHTLRSEYPFKSPEHGTLSITSIKGGEAVNQIADSASALMDFRSFDSSELSRFKKRLDDLAELHEIEVQITQTGDPVIFDKTDPAVQPFLTAYQSLRGEPAKYHDSYGGTDARYFVPYNIPCIIVEPYGGSRHSESEWVSLQSLEEYFELIEQWILSGKTVLSDRINHISLTV; encoded by the coding sequence ATGCAAGAAAAACTCGCATCTATACTAGAAAAACTTATCGCGATTCCAAGCGTGACGAGTGATACTATTGCCTGCCACGACATATTGGAATTCGTTCGTAGCGAGATTGAGCCACTCGGACTTCATATCACCGCCAGCCCTGCAGAAACAACCAATCCTTGGTTCTATGCCACCACTCGTAACGTAAAGCAACCAGACATACTACTAGCAGCGCACCTTGACGTAGTACCTGCACCTAGTGAGTTATTTACTATGCGTAACCAAGACGGGAAGCTCTATGGACGAGGTGCTTACGATATGAAGCTCGCCGCCGCCTGTTATATTGCATTTTTAAAAGAGAACGCTAACCAACTTCATATGCTTAACATCGGCGTATTGTTCACGACAGACGAAGAAACTGGCGGCAACAGCATACCTGATGTCATTGCCACCGGACTCCGACCAAAGGTTATTTTTATCCCGGATGGTGGCGACAATTGGGAGATTGAACAGCGTGCCAAAGGTTTTTTTGGTGTTCGTCTCTACGCAAATGGCAAAGCCGCTCACGGCTCACGGCCGTGGGAGGGTGACAATGCACTGCACCGGATTATGGATGTATGCCACACACTTCGTAGTGAGTACCCGTTTAAAAGCCCAGAACACGGTACACTTTCAATCACAAGTATTAAAGGTGGCGAAGCGGTCAATCAAATTGCCGATTCAGCCTCAGCGCTCATGGATTTCCGTAGCTTTGACAGTAGCGAACTTAGCCGCTTTAAAAAACGACTTGACGACTTAGCTGAGCTACACGAAATAGAGGTGCAGATCACCCAAACGGGCGATCCTGTCATCTTCGATAAGACAGATCCCGCCGTACAGCCATTTCTGACAGCCTATCAAAGCCTTCGTGGTGAGCCAGCCAAGTACCATGATTCATATGGCGGCACCGACGCACGCTATTTTGTTCCTTATAATATCCCCTGTATCATCGTTGAACCCTATGGTGGCAGCCGTCATAGCGAGAGTGAATGGGTAAGCCTTCAATCTCTTGAAGAGTACTTCGAACTTATTGAACAATGGATCCTTTCGGGCAAAACCGTACTCAGTGATCGTATCAACCACATCTCACTCACTGTATAA
- the pyk gene encoding pyruvate kinase, producing MSVIFKRTKILATVGPAVDNYESIEALLGAGVNGFRHNFSHGTYEERDAQIEWIRKASDKLKKPVAILQDLQGPKIRLGILVDNKLPVKKGDELVLDHAVEHDGSLTLPVQYNLSEKVKVGEPIYIFDGKVRTTVIEIPSATAVKVRVENDGTLMSRKGLNLPDTDFGGDILTPKDLKDIEYGVTKDYNYVSLSFVQSADDINNLRQILVSHGSHVQIIAKIETKAAIKDDVLEEIVKASDGIMVARGDLAVEAGAEVVPIVQRRIVALCRKYGKLSIVATQMMASMVDSPEPTRAEVSDVANAVIQGADTVMLSDETANGSYPIETVMAMKRTILYTQEHATVTRLEDVVAMKNSQLDAISAAAVSLAQQLKVDAIVAETKSGATAANIAAHRPNLPIISVTSEVGTAQQLALSYANKSFVRPDGERAGFELAKELKASGYFGDKQKVTVAIVSGRQPGLIGATDTIRLRVLE from the coding sequence ATGAGTGTAATTTTTAAACGAACCAAAATCCTTGCAACCGTCGGGCCTGCAGTCGACAATTACGAATCAATTGAAGCGCTTCTAGGCGCTGGTGTAAACGGCTTTCGCCATAATTTCAGTCATGGAACCTACGAAGAGCGTGACGCGCAGATCGAGTGGATTCGCAAAGCCAGCGATAAACTTAAAAAACCTGTTGCTATTTTGCAGGATCTTCAGGGTCCAAAGATCCGTCTAGGTATTCTTGTAGATAACAAATTACCGGTTAAAAAGGGTGATGAGCTGGTACTTGATCATGCGGTTGAGCATGACGGCAGCCTTACACTGCCAGTTCAATATAACTTATCTGAAAAGGTAAAAGTTGGCGAGCCTATCTATATTTTTGATGGTAAAGTTCGCACGACAGTTATTGAGATTCCTTCAGCGACAGCTGTAAAAGTCCGTGTAGAAAATGACGGAACGCTTATGAGTCGTAAGGGTCTTAATCTGCCAGACACCGATTTTGGCGGTGACATTCTTACGCCTAAGGATCTCAAAGACATCGAATATGGTGTTACTAAGGACTACAACTATGTTTCGCTTAGCTTTGTGCAGTCTGCCGATGATATTAATAATCTTCGCCAGATCCTTGTAAGCCATGGCTCACATGTACAAATTATAGCCAAAATTGAGACAAAAGCCGCTATCAAAGACGATGTGCTTGAAGAGATTGTTAAGGCTAGCGATGGCATTATGGTTGCCCGTGGTGACCTTGCGGTTGAGGCTGGTGCTGAGGTTGTGCCTATTGTTCAGCGTCGTATCGTTGCGCTTTGTCGTAAATACGGCAAGCTTAGCATCGTTGCAACCCAGATGATGGCAAGTATGGTTGACTCTCCTGAACCAACTCGTGCAGAGGTAAGCGATGTTGCGAACGCTGTAATTCAGGGTGCGGATACTGTTATGTTGAGCGATGAAACTGCCAACGGCAGTTATCCAATCGAGACTGTCATGGCTATGAAACGAACCATCCTTTATACACAGGAACACGCGACGGTTACTCGGCTTGAAGATGTCGTTGCTATGAAAAACAGTCAGCTTGATGCCATTAGCGCGGCTGCGGTCTCGCTTGCGCAGCAGCTTAAAGTGGATGCAATTGTAGCTGAAACTAAGTCCGGCGCAACAGCTGCCAATATTGCAGCACATCGTCCGAATCTGCCTATTATTAGTGTTACGAGTGAGGTGGGTACTGCCCAGCAATTGGCTTTAAGTTATGCAAACAAGAGCTTTGTTCGTCCTGATGGCGAACGTGCTGGTTTTGAGCTTGCGAAAGAGCTAAAAGCGAGTGGATACTTTGGTGACAAGCAAAAAGTCACCGTTGCGATTGTTAGTGGACGCCAGCCAGGTTTGATCGGGGCTACTGACACAATTCGTCTTCGCGTGTTAGAATAA
- a CDS encoding phosphoglycerate kinase, whose amino-acid sequence MTFFKQTINTVPLQHETVLLRADYNVPLKEDGTIDDDFRIRASLATVKKLLADGCKVVIISHLGRPEGRDEKLSLEPVALRLAQLLGEPVRFVDQTVGDKVKMAVKQAPKRSVIVLENLRFDPREEANDEGFARELAESSTARYFVQDGFGVVHRAHASTSAITMQLPSVAGLLLEREYTVITDAMQSPKRPLVAVLGGAKVADKINVIKAFIEVADTIIISGAMANTFLSYKGYSVGLSKVDTDAKPVLDDIYATAAKKVGQDNVDSFLLLPTDLAVATSADTDQPRKVIPIQSVAADEKALDVGDDTIELVCQKASEAKTVIWNGTLGMAEYPTFAHGSARLALTLATNPSITSIIGGGDTADFVLKWDAQKGASFTHVSTGGGASLELMAGEKLPGIESLLDARK is encoded by the coding sequence ATGACATTTTTTAAGCAGACTATCAATACGGTGCCACTGCAGCATGAAACAGTGCTACTCCGGGCAGACTATAACGTACCATTGAAAGAAGACGGCACGATTGATGACGATTTTCGAATTCGTGCATCGCTTGCGACCGTAAAAAAACTACTTGCTGATGGTTGTAAGGTCGTTATTATTAGTCACCTTGGGCGTCCCGAGGGGCGTGACGAAAAACTAAGTCTTGAGCCAGTGGCCTTGCGACTAGCTCAACTTTTGGGTGAACCTGTACGATTTGTCGACCAAACGGTGGGAGACAAGGTTAAAATGGCGGTTAAGCAGGCGCCTAAGCGTAGTGTTATCGTATTAGAAAATCTCCGATTTGACCCCCGTGAAGAAGCTAACGACGAAGGATTTGCCCGCGAACTTGCCGAAAGCAGTACGGCTCGGTATTTCGTACAGGATGGTTTTGGAGTAGTTCATCGTGCGCATGCAAGCACCTCAGCTATTACTATGCAATTGCCGAGTGTTGCCGGCCTGTTACTCGAACGAGAATACACAGTTATTACCGACGCCATGCAATCACCTAAGCGTCCGCTTGTTGCGGTACTTGGTGGGGCTAAGGTTGCTGATAAGATCAACGTCATCAAAGCATTTATTGAAGTTGCTGATACGATTATTATTTCCGGTGCCATGGCGAATACGTTTCTTTCGTATAAAGGCTATTCTGTAGGGTTAAGTAAAGTTGATACGGATGCTAAGCCCGTCTTAGATGATATTTATGCTACTGCAGCTAAAAAAGTGGGTCAAGACAACGTGGATTCATTCTTACTCCTTCCAACCGATCTAGCCGTTGCGACTAGCGCGGATACGGATCAACCACGTAAGGTTATTCCCATCCAGAGCGTTGCTGCTGATGAAAAAGCTTTGGATGTTGGAGATGACACGATTGAATTAGTATGTCAGAAGGCAAGTGAAGCCAAGACGGTTATATGGAATGGAACGCTAGGTATGGCTGAGTATCCCACTTTTGCGCACGGTTCAGCTCGATTAGCGCTAACTCTGGCAACGAACCCTAGCATCACCTCAATTATTGGCGGTGGAGACACTGCGGATTTTGTCTTGAAATGGGACGCTCAAAAAGGTGCTAGTTTTACGCATGTTTCTACTGGTGGAGGCGCAAGCCTCGAACTGATGGCAGGTGAAAAGCTACCAGGCATAGAAAGCTTGCTGGACGCCCGTAAATAA
- the tpiA gene encoding triose-phosphate isomerase, with protein MARDKKLIVGNWKMNLNTHEASLYVHKLAGMIEVHRDVEVVLAPTVLTIQSLSLQVDRRQFKLAAQNLYWRDSGAYTGEVSATQLRGIVDYAIIGHSERRHIFNETDKEIRNKVQAAIRNEIKPILCIGETAGERTDGETNAVLHDQLVAGLANITSEELEMVTIAYEPVWAIGTGNNAMPDDVRKAIKTIRNQIKHLYGEAASESLRVLYGGSVTSDSAGGYLMIDGVDGLLIGGASLDAHSFAMITEKAHQGSNMVKK; from the coding sequence ATGGCTCGAGATAAAAAACTAATCGTCGGCAACTGGAAGATGAACCTCAATACTCATGAGGCGAGTCTGTATGTCCATAAATTGGCCGGTATGATAGAAGTTCACCGCGATGTCGAGGTGGTTTTGGCGCCCACTGTCCTTACTATCCAATCGCTCAGCCTGCAGGTAGATCGTCGTCAGTTTAAGTTGGCAGCTCAAAACCTTTATTGGCGAGATAGTGGTGCTTATACCGGTGAAGTTTCGGCAACGCAACTGCGCGGTATTGTCGACTACGCGATTATCGGTCACTCTGAACGTCGACATATTTTTAACGAAACAGATAAAGAGATACGCAACAAGGTACAAGCGGCTATTCGTAACGAGATTAAACCAATTCTTTGTATTGGTGAGACGGCTGGCGAGCGTACGGATGGCGAAACGAATGCGGTGTTGCACGATCAACTCGTGGCGGGTCTTGCTAATATTACGAGCGAAGAACTGGAGATGGTGACTATTGCCTATGAACCAGTTTGGGCTATTGGGACGGGTAATAACGCCATGCCTGATGACGTGCGGAAGGCGATTAAGACTATTCGCAATCAGATCAAGCATTTGTATGGTGAAGCTGCTTCAGAATCTCTCCGAGTGCTGTACGGCGGTAGCGTCACGAGTGACAGTGCTGGCGGGTATTTAATGATTGACGGCGTGGACGGATTGCTTATCGGGGGTGCAAGTCTTGACGCGCATTCATTTGCGATGATTACAGAAAAAGCGCATCAGGGCTCTAATATGGTTAAAAAGTAA
- a CDS encoding UvrD-helicase domain-containing protein produces MDLLKDLNPAQADAVKTTSGPLLILAGAGSGKTKTLTHRIAYLIANESVWPNEILAVTFTNKAAREMRERLGVLLGQDGGARNFMPWMGTFHGICVRLLRHDGDKIGISANYVIYDEDDRQGLIKQAMKQLSIGDKQIKPRAVSSLISNAKNELVTPEEFEASANYPFQKEVARIYTLYEKLRKDAGALDFDDLLIETVRLFREHPATRVKWRAQFKHILIDEYQDTNAAQYAIVKSLVNDDRNICVVGDDWQCLTEGSLVETSSGLKKIETLKAGDTVRSASGYGKVGDFTVTQRKRFSYSGELIKITTKSGNVITCTPNHLVFARWGVSDAFFVYLMYSQSKGYRIGVAKGTRFDGKKNDIGLRVRANQERADRMWVLKVCESRQEALFYESRLAYEYGIPMTIFHASAQSTSFSQTYINQLYEEIDTKSRAKSLMKDIGLLFEYPHFYPQATTRNGISRLNVNVVLFGDKRTTSQSPWSASRISANTTKQEDLAVFQKLGINVRSGKSGAFRSEMYNLDYGHIETIADKLHSAINDSRMQVRRYAYMTEGASYNFMPASQVYVGMAIPVKQRNQLVADQVVAVTKEAYEGNVYDLDIERVHNYIVGGVAVHNSIYSWRGADFTNILNFERDFPGAKIVKLEQNYRSTGSILEAAHSVITKNTQRTDKKLWTAEPAGAPVQVHGVYDEAEEAYMVASRINAQASIGARQYGDFAVLYRTNSQSYTLERALLQHRIPYQIIGGVRFYDRKEIKDVIAYLRLLYQPNDRMSFSRIVNVPTRGIGPTSLEKFLLWQAQNGMDIISSLVNAEQTSSLTSRAKAALVSLGELLRGLQGKVEAEASPSELIDTLINKTGYRDFILDGTPQAEEREANLGSLVSDAKSFLTLPDFLEEVALMSSADSDSSEQKVTLMTIHAAKGLEFPVVFMVGLEEGIFPNARVQDDGPAALEEERRLCYVGMTRAREELHLSYAQSRLQFGQRGYNMPSRFLADMGQDVVTAPATGFTTRTPEDFNEFDMMPGFDIGDGVHSAQFGVGEVIDIDGMAVTVRFTNGQTKKLNVEYARLEKI; encoded by the coding sequence ATGGATTTACTCAAAGACCTTAATCCCGCGCAAGCTGACGCGGTAAAAACGACGTCTGGGCCGCTATTAATCTTGGCAGGGGCCGGAAGCGGTAAGACGAAAACGCTAACGCATCGGATCGCTTACTTAATTGCTAACGAGAGCGTATGGCCAAACGAAATCCTAGCTGTGACATTTACTAACAAAGCGGCGCGTGAAATGCGTGAACGACTCGGAGTATTACTCGGTCAGGATGGTGGAGCGCGTAATTTTATGCCATGGATGGGCACATTCCATGGCATTTGCGTACGACTTCTTCGACATGATGGTGACAAGATTGGTATTTCCGCTAATTATGTTATTTACGATGAAGACGACAGGCAAGGCCTTATCAAGCAGGCTATGAAACAGCTGTCTATCGGTGATAAACAAATTAAGCCACGCGCGGTGAGCTCACTTATCTCTAATGCCAAAAACGAACTTGTAACACCTGAAGAATTTGAAGCAAGTGCAAACTATCCGTTTCAAAAGGAGGTTGCTCGTATCTATACGTTGTATGAAAAACTACGTAAAGACGCCGGTGCACTTGATTTTGATGACTTACTCATCGAGACTGTTCGGCTATTCCGAGAGCATCCAGCAACTCGTGTAAAATGGCGAGCACAGTTCAAACATATTCTTATCGATGAGTATCAGGATACGAACGCCGCTCAGTATGCGATTGTAAAAAGTCTCGTAAACGACGACCGTAATATTTGTGTTGTAGGTGATGACTGGCAATGTCTCACCGAAGGTAGTCTTGTGGAAACATCGAGTGGTTTAAAGAAGATTGAGACCCTTAAGGCGGGGGATACCGTTCGTAGTGCGAGTGGATATGGTAAAGTAGGCGATTTTACCGTGACGCAGCGCAAGAGGTTCTCTTATTCGGGTGAGTTGATCAAGATTACAACAAAATCAGGTAATGTCATAACATGCACCCCGAATCACCTAGTGTTTGCAAGATGGGGGGTGAGTGATGCATTCTTTGTGTATCTAATGTATTCACAGAGCAAGGGATACCGAATCGGTGTCGCTAAAGGCACAAGATTTGATGGCAAGAAAAATGATATAGGACTCCGAGTACGTGCCAATCAAGAGCGAGCAGACCGGATGTGGGTTTTGAAAGTATGTGAAAGCCGTCAAGAAGCGTTGTTTTATGAATCCCGCCTTGCGTACGAGTATGGCATACCGATGACTATATTTCACGCCTCAGCCCAATCAACATCGTTTAGTCAGACATACATCAATCAACTCTACGAAGAAATTGATACAAAATCGCGTGCCAAATCACTCATGAAAGACATTGGGCTACTGTTCGAGTATCCGCATTTCTATCCACAAGCCACAACTCGCAATGGAATAAGCAGGCTAAATGTGAATGTCGTATTATTTGGTGATAAGCGAACGACAAGTCAAAGTCCGTGGTCAGCAAGTAGAATCTCGGCTAATACGACGAAACAAGAAGATCTTGCTGTATTTCAGAAATTAGGTATCAATGTGCGTTCGGGTAAATCAGGTGCGTTCAGGTCGGAGATGTATAATCTAGACTATGGCCATATCGAGACGATAGCTGATAAGCTTCATTCCGCGATTAATGACAGTCGTATGCAAGTTCGTAGGTATGCGTACATGACGGAAGGCGCATCGTACAATTTCATGCCAGCAAGCCAGGTGTACGTTGGCATGGCTATCCCTGTAAAGCAACGCAATCAACTGGTAGCAGATCAGGTTGTTGCGGTGACAAAAGAGGCTTATGAAGGTAACGTCTATGATCTTGATATTGAGAGAGTGCATAACTATATTGTTGGTGGCGTGGCGGTTCACAACTCAATCTACAGTTGGCGCGGTGCGGATTTTACGAACATTCTTAATTTTGAGCGAGATTTTCCCGGCGCAAAAATTGTAAAACTCGAGCAGAATTACCGAAGTACGGGTTCGATTCTTGAAGCTGCGCATAGTGTTATCACTAAAAATACTCAGCGTACCGATAAAAAGTTGTGGACAGCTGAGCCGGCAGGTGCACCCGTTCAGGTGCACGGTGTGTATGATGAGGCTGAAGAAGCATATATGGTTGCGAGTCGTATAAACGCGCAGGCAAGCATTGGTGCTCGGCAATATGGTGATTTTGCCGTCTTGTATCGTACAAACTCGCAGAGCTATACACTTGAACGTGCGTTATTGCAACATCGAATCCCGTATCAAATTATTGGCGGCGTAAGGTTTTATGATCGTAAAGAAATTAAAGATGTAATTGCCTACCTACGTCTACTATATCAACCGAATGATCGTATGAGTTTTAGTCGGATTGTGAACGTACCAACGCGAGGCATTGGTCCTACGAGTCTTGAAAAGTTTTTACTATGGCAGGCTCAAAACGGCATGGATATAATTTCGAGTTTAGTAAACGCCGAACAAACGAGCAGTTTGACGTCACGCGCTAAGGCGGCGCTCGTTTCGCTGGGTGAACTACTGCGAGGTCTTCAGGGCAAGGTCGAGGCGGAGGCTTCACCTAGCGAGCTTATCGATACTCTTATTAATAAAACTGGCTATCGGGATTTTATTTTGGATGGCACACCGCAAGCTGAAGAACGTGAAGCTAACCTTGGTTCACTTGTTTCTGACGCTAAATCGTTTCTGACTCTTCCAGACTTTTTAGAAGAAGTAGCCTTAATGTCCAGCGCCGACAGTGATAGTAGCGAGCAAAAAGTTACCCTTATGACTATTCATGCGGCGAAAGGTCTAGAGTTTCCTGTTGTCTTTATGGTTGGTTTGGAAGAAGGTATTTTTCCAAATGCACGGGTGCAAGATGATGGTCCGGCTGCACTTGAGGAAGAAAGACGGCTTTGTTATGTTGGTATGACTCGCGCTCGCGAAGAGCTTCACCTCAGCTATGCACAGAGTCGGCTACAGTTTGGCCAGCGTGGCTATAATATGCCGTCTCGCTTTTTGGCAGACATGGGGCAAGATGTGGTTACAGCGCCAGCCACTGGTTTTACAACCAGGACACCTGAAGATTTCAATGAGTTTGACATGATGCCTGGTTTTGATATTGGTGACGGTGTTCACTCGGCACAGTTTGGCGTGGGCGAGGTAATAGATATTGATGGTATGGCAGTGACGGTACGGTTTACAAACGGTCAGACAAAAAAACTCAATGTCGAATACGCACGACTAGAGAAAATCTAA
- a CDS encoding glutamine amidotransferase: MEDIKPFLLLQTRPEDVTSNNEYDGFLQASGLHPEQLVRFRVESSPLPKINLDDYSGIILGGGPFDISKPTEKKTDVQKRVEADLSKLLDELVDKDYPFFGACYGIGTLGSHQGGVIGNKYAETVMPAYLEVTNEGADDPLCKGLPHTFRAIVGHKEACEVLPAHAVLLISSPDCPVQMFRIKNNLYATQFHPELDTEGLAIRVEVYKHAGYFAPEDIKSILEMAEKADLSSAPTVLRNFVQRYSRLVKK; the protein is encoded by the coding sequence ATGGAAGATATAAAGCCCTTTTTGCTTTTACAAACTCGCCCAGAGGATGTTACGTCAAACAATGAATACGACGGTTTTTTGCAGGCAAGTGGCTTACACCCCGAGCAGCTGGTGCGTTTTAGGGTAGAGTCTTCACCACTTCCTAAAATAAATCTCGATGATTACTCTGGTATTATCCTTGGCGGTGGTCCGTTTGATATCAGTAAACCTACCGAAAAAAAGACCGATGTACAGAAAAGGGTCGAGGCGGATCTTTCTAAGTTACTAGATGAACTTGTAGATAAAGACTATCCGTTTTTTGGAGCCTGTTATGGTATTGGAACGCTTGGCTCACACCAAGGTGGCGTTATAGGTAACAAGTATGCCGAAACAGTAATGCCCGCATATTTGGAAGTGACAAATGAAGGAGCGGACGACCCGCTTTGCAAGGGGCTTCCGCATACTTTTCGAGCAATCGTAGGCCACAAAGAAGCTTGCGAGGTGCTCCCCGCACATGCTGTTTTGCTTATTTCGTCACCAGACTGTCCGGTTCAGATGTTTCGGATTAAAAATAATCTATATGCTACACAGTTTCATCCAGAGCTTGACACGGAAGGCCTTGCGATCCGTGTAGAAGTCTACAAACACGCTGGCTACTTTGCACCTGAGGATATTAAAAGTATTCTTGAGATGGCTGAGAAGGCCGACTTATCAAGCGCTCCTACGGTTCTCAGGAACTTCGTTCAACGCTACAGTCGACTTGTCAAAAAGTAG
- a CDS encoding G5 domain-containing protein, with protein MKSILRKQTVPRGILMAGVLFVTLFIGVSYASRAQADSLQPVSGQRLITLHDRGEDKSFLTRTTSVRKALQGAHIYIDPNDLVEPGLDDELVGSSYEVNIYRARPVTIVDGSTHLRVLSAYQTAKQIVEHAGMTLHDEDRTSMTQDADIVGGNAGVQLTIDRATAFTFNLYGKTVTAYTQAKTIAELLKEKGITLGPNDGLSLSQTTPITAGMTVQIWRNGKQTITEEQAIDFSIQQNKDADQPVGYKKIQTPGTPGKKLVTYEVNMQNGQEVSRTEIQSVITQQPAQQVEIVGIKMTNTFSGSFGEALVRLRGCEAGGSYSRNSGNGYYGAYQYNISTWGGYQGFQIPSDAPAAVQDERAWQTYQSRGWQPWPACSNSQGLQDIYR; from the coding sequence ATGAAGAGTATACTCCGAAAACAAACGGTCCCACGCGGCATTCTTATGGCCGGTGTTCTTTTTGTCACGCTATTTATTGGTGTTTCATATGCATCTCGCGCCCAAGCAGACTCATTGCAACCTGTCAGTGGCCAACGGCTCATCACCCTTCATGATAGGGGTGAAGACAAGAGTTTTCTGACTCGTACCACAAGTGTACGCAAAGCGCTTCAGGGTGCTCACATCTATATTGATCCGAACGATCTCGTTGAGCCTGGGCTTGATGACGAGCTTGTTGGCAGTAGCTACGAGGTAAATATATATCGTGCACGGCCTGTAACTATTGTTGACGGATCCACACATCTGCGTGTGCTTTCCGCGTATCAGACGGCCAAGCAGATAGTTGAGCATGCAGGTATGACACTGCACGATGAAGATCGAACATCTATGACTCAAGATGCCGATATTGTTGGCGGAAACGCAGGTGTCCAACTGACTATCGACCGGGCAACGGCGTTTACGTTCAATCTCTACGGTAAAACCGTAACTGCCTATACTCAAGCGAAAACTATTGCGGAACTTCTTAAGGAAAAGGGAATTACCCTTGGCCCGAATGATGGCCTATCGTTGTCTCAAACTACACCAATCACTGCTGGTATGACTGTACAGATTTGGCGTAATGGTAAGCAGACGATTACCGAAGAACAAGCTATTGATTTTTCAATTCAACAGAATAAAGATGCTGATCAGCCGGTTGGTTATAAGAAGATTCAAACTCCAGGAACACCTGGCAAAAAATTAGTGACATATGAAGTCAATATGCAGAATGGTCAAGAAGTAAGCCGCACCGAAATCCAATCTGTTATAACACAACAGCCAGCCCAACAAGTTGAGATAGTTGGTATTAAGATGACGAATACGTTCAGCGGTAGCTTTGGGGAAGCGCTTGTGCGCTTACGTGGCTGTGAGGCGGGCGGATCGTATAGTCGAAACTCAGGCAATGGGTATTATGGTGCATACCAATATAACATCTCAACCTGGGGCGGCTATCAAGGGTTCCAAATACCTAGTGATGCACCAGCAGCAGTGCAGGATGAGCGTGCATGGCAAACCTATCAGTCGAGGGGTTGGCAGCCATGGCCTGCATGCTCAAATAGCCAGGGCCTTCAGGATATATATAGGTAA